The Solibacillus sp. FSL W7-1436 genome window below encodes:
- a CDS encoding DsbA family oxidoreductase — MKIEVWSDYVCPFCYIGKKQLEIALDELGYGDAIEVAYKSYLLDPSTPVDTNSSVYEELSRKYQISLDEVKKMTANVTARAKEVGLEYNFDEMKSANTVKAHRLAKWAETEGKEKEFTERVLKAYFLEGEAIGQTEVLLALAEEVGLSAEKARHVIDNDEYMEQVQQDIAVAQHLGVRGVPFFVIDNKYGISGAQPQEVFEQTIEKAAQEIGLRKPLKMQGMDGAGCTDDSCDI, encoded by the coding sequence ATGAAAATCGAAGTATGGTCCGACTATGTATGTCCTTTTTGCTATATCGGCAAAAAACAATTAGAAATTGCATTAGATGAACTTGGGTACGGAGATGCGATTGAAGTAGCATATAAAAGCTATTTATTGGATCCTTCTACACCAGTTGATACGAATAGCTCTGTATATGAGGAACTATCACGTAAATACCAGATTTCATTAGATGAAGTGAAGAAAATGACAGCAAATGTTACAGCGCGTGCAAAAGAAGTAGGACTTGAGTACAATTTTGATGAAATGAAAAGTGCAAACACTGTAAAAGCGCACCGTTTAGCAAAATGGGCTGAAACGGAAGGGAAAGAAAAAGAGTTTACCGAGCGTGTGTTAAAAGCCTACTTTTTAGAAGGTGAAGCAATCGGACAAACTGAGGTATTGCTGGCATTGGCAGAAGAAGTTGGCTTATCTGCAGAAAAAGCGCGTCATGTTATTGATAATGATGAGTATATGGAACAGGTACAGCAGGATATCGCGGTTGCTCAGCATCTAGGCGTACGCGGTGTACCTTTCTTTGTCATCGATAATAAGTACGGTATTTCAGGTGCTCAGCCACAGGAAGTATTTGAACAAACTATCGAAAAGGCAGCACAGGAAATTGGTTTGCGTAAGCCTTTGAAAATGCAAGGGATGGACGGCGCTGGGTGTACTGATGACTCTTGTGATATTTAA
- a CDS encoding FAD-dependent oxidoreductase — MKQSLWLPTHSDFAAPTLQESINCDICIIGGGISGIYTAYSLAKEGLNVVLIEAMPQFAQGTTGYSTGKLTVQHNLIYSKLNEEDGKIYYEANKHAIEQAVSESSTSFSRATSYVYTATPQGKEQLLNEAESYKKIGIPFVATKDIELSVPVELALGIKNEGQINPVEFTNTYVHLARKHGAQLYLNTRVTKLEMSKNCLHTSDDHTVHYKKLILCTHYPIESIRQLYSMKLQIKRSYLTATKYSELLEGQYLCVDAQSRTIRTALIDNQPYFIYGGQSHTAGSTSDTDPFYETLQHELTKDFELPPYEYGWSAQDVMTADQIPYIGQLSPSDDSLYIATGFNKWGLSSSLVAGTLLTDLIKKMANPATALFSPNRSNFGKAFYFMLQTGGMIGKELVKGYIDRPDAPKCTHLGCKTRWNVADDTWDCPCHGSRYNAKGEVIEGPAVYPLKMKKSGDS, encoded by the coding sequence TTGAAACAATCGCTCTGGCTTCCAACACATTCAGATTTTGCTGCTCCTACTCTGCAAGAATCGATTAATTGCGATATATGCATTATAGGAGGGGGGATCAGTGGTATTTATACTGCATATTCGCTGGCTAAAGAGGGGCTTAATGTCGTGCTAATCGAAGCAATGCCCCAGTTTGCACAAGGTACAACCGGCTATTCTACTGGAAAATTAACCGTACAGCATAATCTTATTTACTCAAAACTCAATGAAGAAGACGGGAAAATTTACTACGAGGCGAATAAACATGCAATTGAACAGGCAGTTTCCGAAAGTAGCACCAGCTTTTCCCGTGCTACTTCCTATGTATATACAGCTACCCCGCAAGGAAAGGAACAGCTGCTGAATGAGGCGGAAAGTTATAAAAAAATTGGCATTCCGTTTGTCGCAACAAAAGACATCGAGCTTTCGGTTCCTGTAGAACTTGCGCTCGGTATTAAAAATGAAGGTCAGATTAATCCTGTCGAGTTTACGAATACGTATGTTCATTTAGCAAGAAAACATGGAGCTCAACTTTATTTAAATACGCGGGTCACTAAGTTAGAAATGTCGAAAAATTGTCTCCATACAAGCGATGACCATACTGTTCATTATAAAAAGCTGATTTTATGTACACATTATCCGATTGAATCGATCCGTCAGCTTTATTCGATGAAGCTGCAAATTAAACGTTCTTACCTGACAGCAACAAAATATTCAGAGCTGTTGGAAGGTCAATATTTATGCGTCGATGCTCAAAGTCGGACAATCAGAACGGCGCTTATCGATAATCAGCCCTACTTCATCTATGGTGGACAATCACATACAGCAGGATCGACAAGCGATACAGACCCGTTTTACGAGACACTGCAGCATGAGCTAACGAAAGACTTTGAGCTTCCGCCATATGAATACGGCTGGAGTGCCCAGGATGTCATGACTGCTGACCAAATTCCTTATATCGGCCAGCTATCCCCAAGTGATGACAGTTTGTATATTGCAACAGGATTCAACAAGTGGGGACTTTCATCTTCGCTTGTTGCAGGAACATTGCTTACAGATCTTATTAAAAAGATGGCAAATCCGGCAACTGCTTTATTCTCACCGAATCGTTCAAATTTCGGGAAGGCTTTTTACTTTATGCTGCAAACGGGCGGAATGATCGGAAAAGAACTTGTAAAAGGCTATATTGATCGCCCTGATGCACCGAAATGTACACATCTTGGCTGTAAAACGAGATGGAATGTTGCAGATGATACATGGGATTGTCCATGCCACGGATCACGCTACAACGCAAAAGGCGAAGTCATTGAAGGTCCTGCTGTCTACCCGTTAAAAATGAAAAAATCCGGTGACTCTTAA
- a CDS encoding manganese-dependent inorganic pyrophosphatase — protein sequence MSKTLVFGHKNPDTDTITSAIVYAYLKQQLGVDAEAVRLGELNNETKYALEKFNFEAPRLIANVKDEGAQVILVDHNEFQQSADGIEEVQITEVIDHHRVANFQTADPVYFRAEPVGCTATILNKLYKENNVDIPANIAGLMLSAIISDTLLFKSPTCTEQDVKAGEELAAIANVDTAEYGLAMLKAGADLSDKSLEDLLSLDAKGFEFGEYKATVAQVNAVDIEDILGRQEELENLLNKNIADNGLDLFFFVVTDILNNDSTAVAAGQVAEEAAKAFGATIVNGRISLPGVVSRKKQIVPVLTEKLK from the coding sequence ATGAGTAAAACATTAGTTTTCGGACATAAAAATCCAGATACAGATACAATTACTTCAGCAATTGTTTATGCATACTTAAAACAACAATTAGGTGTAGATGCAGAAGCAGTTCGTCTTGGTGAATTAAATAACGAAACGAAGTATGCACTAGAAAAATTCAACTTTGAAGCACCACGTCTAATTGCTAACGTAAAAGATGAAGGGGCACAAGTAATCTTAGTGGATCATAATGAATTCCAGCAATCAGCAGATGGAATCGAAGAAGTACAAATCACGGAAGTAATCGATCATCACCGTGTTGCAAACTTCCAAACAGCTGACCCGGTATATTTCCGTGCGGAGCCTGTAGGTTGCACAGCAACAATCTTAAATAAATTATACAAAGAAAATAATGTTGATATCCCGGCTAATATTGCTGGTTTAATGCTTTCTGCTATTATTTCGGATACATTATTATTCAAATCGCCAACATGTACAGAGCAAGATGTGAAAGCCGGCGAAGAACTGGCAGCAATTGCAAATGTTGACACTGCAGAATATGGTTTAGCTATGTTAAAAGCAGGTGCGGACCTTTCAGATAAGTCATTGGAAGATTTATTGTCATTGGATGCAAAAGGCTTTGAATTCGGTGAGTATAAAGCGACGGTTGCCCAAGTAAATGCAGTGGATATCGAAGACATTCTTGGTCGCCAGGAAGAGCTTGAAAACTTATTGAACAAAAATATTGCAGATAACGGTCTGGATTTATTCTTCTTCGTTGTAACAGATATTTTAAACAATGATTCAACAGCAGTAGCAGCTGGACAAGTTGCAGAAGAAGCAGCGAAAGCTTTTGGTGCAACAATTGTCAATGGTCGCATCAGTCTACCGGGCGTTGTATCACGTAAAAAACAAATCGTTCCGGTTTTAACAGAAAAATTAAAATAA
- a CDS encoding MurR/RpiR family transcriptional regulator: MTICENIKKKYIRLSKGQRKVAQFVMDNPNIVGTHTASEVGRLADVSESTVIRFCYSMDLAGFSELQDKLKEYLMEKGEVSEVKQAMPVKKIRNHIGADIVKKDIANISKTFNQLKEQDVEEVVQLLHTAKKIHFLGFRQSTPVAFWMYSNVNRLRDHVHFIPHEADKIAQQLAYMDEDSLLFIISLDEEYEDMATTVEIAKRKNVKIVAIRNKELTSQTEPANPVLIVPNTKEAGVTCTIAIFSLLHILLESMVSQDPQYYERYTKKAKSAVGTSHLIAIS, translated from the coding sequence TTGACTATTTGTGAAAATATAAAAAAGAAGTATATTCGTCTTTCTAAGGGACAGCGGAAAGTTGCTCAGTTTGTTATGGATAATCCGAATATAGTAGGGACACATACCGCCTCAGAAGTAGGAAGGTTGGCAGATGTTAGTGAATCAACTGTAATCAGGTTTTGCTATTCGATGGATTTAGCAGGTTTTAGTGAGCTCCAGGATAAGCTGAAGGAATATTTAATGGAAAAAGGCGAAGTGAGCGAAGTTAAGCAAGCGATGCCTGTTAAAAAAATCCGCAATCATATTGGGGCAGATATTGTAAAAAAAGATATCGCCAACATCTCAAAAACATTCAATCAGCTGAAAGAGCAAGATGTTGAAGAGGTTGTACAATTGTTACATACAGCAAAAAAAATCCACTTTTTAGGTTTCAGACAGTCGACACCAGTTGCATTTTGGATGTACAGCAATGTCAACAGGCTACGAGATCATGTTCATTTTATTCCCCATGAGGCAGACAAAATTGCACAACAACTGGCATATATGGATGAAGATTCATTACTCTTTATTATTTCGCTAGATGAAGAATATGAAGATATGGCGACAACAGTAGAAATTGCCAAAAGAAAAAATGTGAAAATTGTAGCAATTCGGAACAAAGAGCTTACATCTCAAACGGAACCGGCTAACCCTGTACTTATCGTTCCCAATACAAAAGAAGCCGGAGTTACATGTACAATTGCCATTTTCTCTCTTTTGCATATATTATTAGAATCTATGGTAAGCCAAGATCCTCAGTATTATGAGCGTTATACTAAAAAAGCAAAAAGCGCGGTCGGTACCTCTCATTTAATAGCGATCAGCTAA
- a CDS encoding MFS transporter translates to MSVETNEQKPLSRNKLLRIAGVGWMFDAMDVGILSFIIAALAVDWGLNSSQMGWIASVNSIGMAVGALFFGALADKVGRKQIFMWTLIIFSVASGLSAFTTTLTLFLILRFFVGMGLGGELPVASTLVSESVKAEERGRVVVLLESFWAGGWLIAALIAYFVIPAEFWPIEGWRIALLITAIPAFYAIYIRMKLPDSPQFRVKEESKKRSVFQNIATLWEKKHARSTLMLWILWFAVVFSYYGMFLWLPSVMVGKGFDLISSFKYVLIMTLAQLPGYFTAAWFIEKFGRKFVLVTYLLGTAASAFVFGGAETIETLLISGMLLSFFNLGAWGALYAYTPEQYPAIVRGTGAGMAAAIGRVGGIFGPLLVGTLLTKGFDISYIFTIFCGAIVIGVLAVIFLGKETKQTELL, encoded by the coding sequence ATGTCGGTGGAAACAAATGAACAAAAACCCCTATCACGTAATAAACTGCTGCGTATAGCAGGTGTTGGATGGATGTTCGATGCAATGGATGTCGGAATACTGTCATTTATCATTGCAGCACTTGCGGTTGACTGGGGATTAAATAGCAGTCAAATGGGGTGGATTGCAAGTGTAAACTCAATCGGAATGGCCGTTGGTGCGCTGTTTTTTGGTGCACTTGCAGATAAGGTTGGACGTAAACAAATCTTTATGTGGACACTAATAATATTCTCAGTTGCAAGTGGTTTATCCGCATTTACAACAACTTTGACCCTATTTTTAATTTTACGTTTCTTTGTTGGCATGGGGCTTGGCGGGGAATTACCTGTCGCTTCGACACTTGTATCTGAAAGTGTAAAAGCTGAGGAACGCGGGAGAGTTGTCGTTTTACTTGAAAGTTTTTGGGCTGGAGGCTGGCTAATTGCCGCACTGATTGCCTATTTCGTTATACCGGCTGAATTTTGGCCAATTGAAGGTTGGCGCATCGCGTTATTGATTACTGCAATCCCTGCATTTTATGCAATTTATATAAGAATGAAATTACCGGACTCTCCACAGTTCAGGGTAAAAGAAGAGTCAAAAAAACGTTCGGTATTCCAAAATATCGCAACGTTATGGGAGAAGAAACATGCACGTTCTACACTAATGCTTTGGATTTTATGGTTTGCGGTTGTATTTTCTTACTATGGCATGTTTTTATGGTTACCAAGTGTAATGGTTGGAAAGGGATTTGATTTAATATCAAGTTTTAAATATGTATTAATCATGACTTTGGCCCAATTACCAGGTTATTTTACAGCCGCTTGGTTTATCGAGAAATTTGGGCGCAAGTTTGTATTAGTTACATACTTATTAGGAACTGCAGCAAGTGCCTTTGTATTTGGCGGTGCAGAAACGATTGAAACATTGCTGATTTCCGGTATGCTGCTTTCGTTCTTCAACTTAGGAGCATGGGGTGCCTTATATGCGTATACACCTGAACAATATCCGGCAATCGTACGTGGTACAGGAGCGGGTATGGCGGCAGCAATTGGCCGAGTTGGAGGTATTTTCGGACCATTATTAGTGGGGACACTGCTGACTAAGGGCTTTGATATTAGCTATATTTTCACGATTTTCTGTGGAGCGATTGTCATCGGAGTGCTGGCTGTTATTTTTTTAGGAAAAGAAACAAAACAAACAGAGTTACTGTAG
- the thrC gene encoding threonine synthase: MWKGLIEEYKQYLPVTENTPALSLNEGNTPLIPLVNLSKELGIELYGKIEGANPTGSFKDRGMVFAVAKAIEEGSKVVICASTGNTSAAAAAYAARAGIQSIVVIPKGKVALGKLAQACMYGAKIIEIDGNFDDALNIVRKIGENTPIALVNSVNPYRIEGQKTAAFEIVDQLGQAPDYLCIPVGNAGNITAYWKGFKEYNEAKQSGLPKMYGFEAEGAAAIVQGAPIANPETVATAIRIGNPASWKFAETARDESGGQIDSVTDDEILDAYKLIANREGIFVEPGSAASLAGVIKSVKAGKIAAGSRVVTVFTGNGLKDPDTAMNVSTVDLVSLQNDEQEIRNYIEGVFSL, translated from the coding sequence ATGTGGAAAGGTCTTATCGAAGAATATAAACAGTACCTACCTGTTACTGAAAATACACCTGCTTTATCACTAAATGAAGGAAATACGCCACTGATTCCATTAGTAAATTTATCTAAAGAGCTCGGAATCGAGTTATACGGGAAAATCGAAGGCGCTAACCCAACCGGTTCTTTTAAAGACCGCGGTATGGTATTTGCTGTTGCAAAAGCTATTGAAGAAGGTTCAAAAGTTGTCATTTGTGCATCTACAGGCAATACATCTGCAGCAGCGGCAGCTTATGCTGCTCGTGCCGGCATCCAGTCCATCGTTGTTATTCCTAAAGGCAAAGTTGCACTTGGTAAATTGGCGCAAGCTTGCATGTACGGTGCGAAAATTATTGAAATTGACGGCAACTTTGATGATGCATTAAATATTGTGCGCAAAATCGGTGAAAATACTCCGATCGCACTTGTTAACTCTGTAAACCCATATCGTATCGAAGGTCAGAAAACAGCGGCTTTTGAAATTGTAGATCAACTTGGCCAAGCTCCTGACTATTTATGTATTCCTGTAGGAAACGCTGGGAATATTACAGCTTACTGGAAAGGCTTTAAAGAATATAATGAAGCAAAACAAAGCGGTCTTCCTAAAATGTACGGTTTTGAAGCAGAAGGTGCTGCTGCAATCGTGCAAGGAGCACCAATTGCCAATCCTGAAACAGTAGCAACTGCGATTCGTATCGGGAACCCGGCAAGCTGGAAGTTCGCGGAAACTGCCCGTGATGAATCAGGCGGTCAAATTGATTCTGTAACAGATGATGAAATTTTAGATGCGTATAAACTAATCGCCAACAGAGAAGGAATCTTTGTTGAACCAGGTTCGGCTGCTTCATTAGCCGGTGTCATTAAGTCTGTGAAAGCCGGCAAAATCGCTGCAGGCAGTCGCGTAGTTACAGTCTTTACTGGTAATGGCTTAAAAGATCCGGATACAGCAATGAATGTTTCCACAGTAGACCTTGTTTCACTTCAAAATGATGAGCAGGAAATCCGTAATTATATCGAGGGCGTATTTAGTCTATGA
- the thrB gene encoding homoserine kinase yields MSKKWQIKIPGSTANLGPGFDSIGLGLSLYLTLDVTLQDEWEFVHIGDNVPTDTTVETHLIYTIAQQVAQQYNATLPPCKIEMTSELPLARGIGSSAAAIVGAIELADVLGNLKLSQQDKLNISSQIEGHPDNAAASVLGGLTISSMDETGIVDTLHIREMDAAFVVFIPNIELKTAASRGVLPDQLKRGYAVRASANANMLAASLIAKDYVRIGRYMESDLFHEPFRANLIPSYYEIREAAKKAGAYGTALSGAGPTLISMIPPNLSEQFVASMQQQFPEHQVVLTTASPSGSSVKAYTNNL; encoded by the coding sequence ATGAGTAAAAAATGGCAAATCAAAATTCCTGGCAGTACAGCAAATTTAGGTCCTGGTTTTGATTCCATTGGTCTTGGACTATCACTATATCTGACATTGGATGTCACATTACAAGACGAGTGGGAATTTGTGCATATTGGAGACAATGTGCCCACTGATACGACAGTCGAAACGCATTTAATCTATACAATTGCACAGCAGGTAGCGCAGCAATATAATGCAACGCTGCCCCCATGTAAAATAGAGATGACTAGTGAGCTTCCGCTTGCACGTGGTATCGGCAGCAGCGCGGCAGCAATTGTCGGTGCTATTGAATTGGCCGATGTTTTAGGAAATCTGAAATTGTCTCAACAGGATAAGCTGAATATTTCATCTCAAATTGAAGGTCATCCTGATAATGCGGCCGCTTCGGTTTTAGGGGGATTGACGATTTCTTCAATGGATGAGACAGGGATTGTCGACACACTGCATATTCGGGAAATGGATGCAGCATTCGTTGTATTTATTCCGAACATCGAACTCAAAACAGCAGCATCACGCGGTGTTTTACCGGATCAGCTAAAGCGAGGCTATGCAGTGCGTGCGAGTGCCAATGCGAATATGCTCGCCGCTTCCCTTATTGCGAAAGATTATGTGCGAATCGGACGTTATATGGAATCAGATCTTTTCCATGAGCCTTTCCGCGCAAATCTTATTCCGTCATATTATGAAATTCGCGAAGCGGCAAAAAAAGCTGGAGCATATGGAACTGCTTTAAGCGGTGCCGGTCCAACACTAATTTCGATGATTCCGCCCAATTTATCCGAACAGTTTGTTGCATCAATGCAACAGCAATTTCCGGAACATCAAGTCGTATTGACAACGGCTTCACCATCCGGCTCAAGTGTCAAAGCTTATACAAACAATTTATAG
- a CDS encoding NAD(P)-dependent oxidoreductase has protein sequence MKIAVIGAAGKAGTHILREAIMRNFDVTAIVKNKATVQEDNINIIESDLFKLTKEQIAPFDILINAFAPLPGEEHLHVDAGEHLISLLEGTEKKLFVIGSSGCLFVDREKTVRLMDLEDYPEDLAVAAKAQLQNLRDLENSSIQWSFAIPSAMFDSDGPRTGHYIKGEEKILVNSQFNSYISYADFAVALLDEIEKSEYPNTTFTVASENVTAAS, from the coding sequence ATGAAAATTGCAGTTATTGGGGCTGCGGGTAAGGCAGGAACTCATATATTAAGAGAAGCAATCATGAGAAACTTTGATGTGACAGCGATTGTAAAAAACAAGGCAACAGTACAAGAAGATAATATTAATATCATTGAAAGCGACCTGTTTAAATTAACTAAGGAACAAATCGCTCCTTTCGATATTTTAATTAATGCTTTTGCTCCACTACCAGGAGAGGAACATCTGCATGTTGATGCCGGTGAACATTTAATTTCCTTATTGGAAGGTACAGAAAAAAAATTATTTGTTATCGGTAGTTCAGGCTGCCTTTTTGTTGACCGTGAAAAAACAGTTCGTCTTATGGATCTCGAGGATTATCCAGAAGACCTTGCTGTCGCAGCAAAGGCTCAATTGCAGAACCTGCGTGATTTAGAAAATTCTTCAATTCAATGGTCCTTTGCCATCCCGTCTGCTATGTTCGATTCAGATGGACCACGTACCGGCCATTATATTAAAGGCGAAGAGAAAATTTTAGTAAACTCGCAATTTAACAGTTATATCAGTTATGCTGATTTTGCTGTCGCATTGCTTGATGAAATCGAAAAAAGTGAATATCCAAATACAACATTTACTGTTGCATCCGAAAATGTAACAGCCGCATCTTAA
- the zupT gene encoding zinc transporter ZupT: protein MDENVLLALGLTLFAGLATGIGSLIAFFTTRTNKKFLSIALGFSAGVMIYVSLVEIFVKAKDALVNVHGETVGYWYTIIGFFGGMLVIALIDRFIPKGKNPHEVKSVEDVQKAQLTGNEDVEADRLMKMGLFTALAIAIHNFPEGIATFMAVLQDPNVGIAIAIAVAIHNIPEGIAVAIPIFYATGKRMKAFKWSFASGLSEPLGALIAYLVLMQFMTDTLFGIVFAGVAGIMVFISIDELLPAAKKYDEAHSSIYGLIAGMAVMAISLVMLT from the coding sequence ATGGATGAGAATGTATTATTAGCGCTTGGCTTAACATTATTTGCAGGGCTTGCTACCGGTATTGGCAGCCTAATCGCATTTTTTACAACACGCACAAATAAGAAGTTTCTTTCGATTGCATTAGGATTTTCGGCGGGCGTTATGATTTATGTATCGCTTGTAGAAATTTTTGTGAAAGCGAAAGATGCTTTAGTAAACGTACATGGTGAAACAGTAGGGTATTGGTACACAATCATCGGCTTTTTCGGAGGGATGCTTGTAATTGCCTTAATTGACCGCTTTATTCCGAAAGGGAAAAATCCGCATGAAGTAAAGTCTGTAGAAGATGTTCAAAAGGCTCAACTGACCGGAAATGAAGATGTAGAAGCGGACCGCCTCATGAAAATGGGATTATTTACAGCGCTGGCAATCGCAATCCATAACTTTCCGGAAGGTATTGCAACATTCATGGCGGTACTTCAAGATCCGAATGTCGGAATAGCGATAGCAATTGCGGTAGCTATTCATAACATCCCGGAAGGTATTGCGGTAGCCATTCCTATTTTCTATGCAACAGGGAAGCGTATGAAGGCATTTAAATGGTCTTTCGCCTCTGGTTTGTCAGAGCCGTTAGGTGCATTGATTGCCTACTTAGTACTCATGCAATTTATGACAGATACATTGTTCGGTATAGTTTTTGCTGGTGTTGCAGGTATTATGGTATTTATTTCGATTGATGAACTGTTGCCCGCTGCTAAAAAATATGATGAAGCACACTCTTCTATTTACGGCTTAATAGCAGGTATGGCAGTAATGGCCATCAGTTTAGTAATGTTAACTTGA
- a CDS encoding phosphatase PAP2 family protein → MKKGFSVLAVFTLVTFIIIALNFDTVSFEAFDLKVSSLLLGNSFIILFHKIGETKFIIAATIILLLYVAIFKKDFRGVLFILLTVGVGNGLNQLLKHIFARPRPDLEDQLSSFSFPSGHAQISVMFLLTLAYLISKWLKNKRWDFITYTIMLILIFLVGLSRIAEGRHYATDVLAGWSIGYTWFMVCVLWYESKKHK, encoded by the coding sequence TTGAAAAAGGGATTTTCTGTTTTGGCAGTTTTTACATTAGTAACATTTATAATAATCGCATTAAATTTTGATACAGTAAGCTTTGAAGCATTCGATTTAAAAGTCAGCTCCTTATTGCTTGGAAATAGTTTCATTATTTTATTTCACAAAATAGGAGAAACAAAATTTATTATAGCTGCAACGATAATTTTGCTGCTTTATGTGGCCATCTTTAAAAAGGATTTCCGCGGTGTGCTATTTATATTACTTACAGTCGGGGTTGGAAATGGTCTAAATCAGCTACTGAAGCATATTTTTGCACGTCCACGTCCGGACCTTGAAGACCAGCTATCGTCATTTAGCTTTCCTTCCGGCCATGCGCAAATTAGTGTCATGTTTCTATTGACGCTGGCATACTTGATTTCGAAATGGCTGAAAAACAAGAGATGGGATTTTATTACATACACTATAATGCTGATTTTAATTTTTTTAGTAGGATTATCACGTATAGCGGAAGGGCGCCATTATGCAACAGATGTTTTAGCAGGATGGAGCATCGGGTATACTTGGTTTATGGTATGCGTATTATGGTATGAGTCAAAAAAACATAAATAG
- a CDS encoding antibiotic biosynthesis monooxygenase family protein — protein MFVQIRKWIVTEGNSDKIIERFSKKPGQGPSMLEQREGFIGRELLVKNVRRGEEEVVMIIRWESENAWKAWEKSPEHIAGHKAKIKEHGGKPPKPEFVISMEHGNYTVVE, from the coding sequence ATGTTTGTACAAATCCGCAAATGGATCGTAACCGAAGGCAACTCTGATAAAATTATTGAGCGCTTTAGCAAAAAACCGGGTCAAGGCCCATCAATGCTTGAACAACGTGAAGGCTTTATTGGCCGTGAACTGCTTGTAAAAAATGTTCGACGTGGTGAAGAGGAAGTTGTAATGATTATTCGTTGGGAATCAGAAAATGCATGGAAAGCCTGGGAAAAGAGCCCTGAGCATATTGCAGGCCATAAAGCGAAAATCAAAGAGCATGGCGGTAAACCACCAAAACCGGAATTTGTTATTTCGATGGAGCACGGAAATTATACAGTAGTGGAATAA